A window of Microbacterium sp. Root61 genomic DNA:
CCCCCTCCCACTGCGCGGGCTCTTCCGCGTCGTGCAGGAGGATGAACCGGCCCGATCCGTACGGAGAGTCGATGCCCTCCACCTCCGGGCGGATGTCGCCGGCGAGAGCGAGCGTGTCCGGGGCGAGCCCGGTCGGCGCAGGAATCTCGCGCACGACGATGTCATCGCGGAACGCCGTGTTCCGCACCTCGTGCTCCGCACGCGCGAAAGTCAGAGGAGTCATCGGTCGACGATGCTCAGCCACGTCGACAGACTAGGCTGATGCCTCGATGCTCGCCCCCAGGCGCGCCGCAGGACGCGGCGCCACTCCCGTTGCAATAGCCGGCATAAAGGCCGCGCTCACCGTGCTCAGCACTGCTCTGGTCGCGGTGCTGGCCGTGCTCGGATTCGCGTCGCTGAAGATCGCCCGACGCGTCGTCACCCCCGCGGTGCGCGAAGCAGACACCCGCATCCTCGGACTCGACACCGCCGCGCAGACGATCACTCTGGCGCGCTCCGCCGACACCGAGCTCCCGGGGCGCTACGGCCTGTTCACCAGCGGCACCGAGCAGTACGTCAAGCTCGGATCGGTGCTCGCCGAAGACGGCAAGAGCGTGAAGCGAAAGCTGCTCACCCACATCGCGGAGGGCTCTACGCTCGCACCCCAGGCTGCCTTCAGCGGCTGGTACTTCTCCCGCCCCGAAGAACTGCATCTGCCGTTCACGTCCGAGTTGATCGGCTCGACAGTCGGACCGTGTCCCGCCTGGCTGTTCCCGGCCCCCGAGGAGACGGACGTCTGGGTCATCCAGGTCCATGGGCGCGGCACCACCCGCTCCGAGTGCCTGCGCGCGGTCCCGGTGTTCCACGACCTGGGCATCACGTCGCTGGTGGTCTCCTACCGCAACGACGGCGAAGCGCCGCGCAGTCGCGCCGGCACCTACGCGCTCGGCGCGACGGAATGGCGCGATGTCGATGCTGCCGTCGGCTTCGCCCGCCGCCGGGGCGCCCGCCGGGTCATCCTGATGGGCTGGTCGATGGGCGGCGCGATCACGCTGCAGCTCGATCTCAACTCGCCGCACCGCGACATGATCGTCGGTCTCGTGCTGGATTCGCCGGTCGTGGACTGGCGCGTCGTGCTGGACTACCAGGCCAAGCAGCTGCACCTGCCACGTCCCGTGACGGGCCTGGCGATGGGCGCTCTGGACTCCGAGTGGGCCGGCACGGTGACCGGCGTCGGCGGACGCATTCCCTTCGACCGCCTGGATGTGGTGGCGCGCGCGGCCGAGCTGCAGCATCCGATCCTCATCCTGCACAGCGACGACGATGGATTCGTGCCGTCGGATGCCTCGCACGCGCTACTGCGGGAGCGCCCCGACCTCGTCGAGCTCGAAGTGTTCGACGTGGCGCGGCACACCAAGCTGTGGAACTACGACCAGGAGCGGTGGAACTCCCGCATCCGCACGTGGGTGGCCGCACACGGCCTCGCCCCGGAGCGCACTGCTGCCGAAGGCTGAGCGGACTCAGACGGCGAGCTTGGCGCGCACCTGGCGTTTGGCGCGCATCAGCATGCCGGTCATGCCGGCGATGCGCATCGGGGAGACCGCGCGCGTGAGCCCGATGCTCTGCGGGTAGTCGTCGGGGATCGCGAGGACCTCGTCGGCCGTCAGTCCGCTGATGCCCTGGACCAGGATGCTGGCGAACCCGCGGGTGGTCGGAGCCTCCATCGGTGCGGTCGCGTGCATCGCGACGATGCCCTCCGCGTCGACCTCGACGATGATGTACACCGGCGACTGGCACTCCACGACGCGCTCCTGCAGCTCCGGATGCCCCTCGTACTCGGCGGGCACCGCGGGCAGCTCGTACGCGAACTCCAGCAGCAGCTGCAGCCGGTCGGCCTCCGGCAGCTCGAGGAAGTCCGCACGGATCTCGGCGAGCGTGTCGGGAAGAGTCGTCTCAGTCATCCCGACCATTCTCCCACGACCGCGTCGACCGCAGCCTGGATGGCGCTGCTATCGGCCCGTGGGCACCGCGCCCGGCTCGGTGCCCGTGACGATCGGCACGCGCACGGCGCTGCCCCATTCGGTCCAGGAGCCGTCGTAGTTGCGGACGTTCTCGAAGCCGAGCAGGTGCTGCAGCACGAACCAGGTGTGGCTGGAGCGCTCACCGATGCGGCAGTAGGCGACGATCTGGTCGCCGTCGCGCAGTCCGGCGCCGTCGCGGTAGATGGCGTCCAGCTCGGCGCGCGGCTTGAAGCCGCCGTCCTCGGCCACCGCACGGGCCCATGGCACGCTCTGCGCCGAGGGGATGTGCCCGGCGCGCAGTGCGCCCTCTTCGGGGTAGGCGGGAGCGGTCGTGCGCTCACCGGAGTACTCCTCGGGCGAGCGCACGTCGATCAGGGGATTGCCCAGGTGCGCGAGCACGTCGTCTTTGTACGCGCGCAGCACGGAGTCGTCGCGCTCGATGACCGGGTAATCGGTCGGCGTCACGGGCGTGGCATCCGTCGTCAGCGGACGGCCCTCGGCGATCCACTTGTCGCGTCCGCCGTCCAGCAGGCGCACGTCTTCGTGACCGAAGAGCGAGAAGACCCACAGGGCGTAGGCGGCCCACCAGTTGTTCTTGTCGCCGTAGATGACGACCGTGTCGTCGCGGGAGATGCCCTTCCGGCTGAGCAGCTCGGCGAAGCCCGCGCCGTCGACGTAGTCGCGCACGACCGGGTCGTTCAGCTCGGTGTGCCAGTCGACCTTGACCGCGCCCGGAATGTGGCCGGTCTCGTAAAGCAGGACGTCCTCATCGGATTCGACGACGACGAGTCCGGGCTGGCCGAGACGATCCTGCAGCCACTGTCCGGTGACCAGGCGACCCGGTTCGGCGTAGTCGGCGAACTTGGCGGATGAGGTGTCGAATTCGACGCTCACGGGCGCTCCTCTGGTCTTGCCCCGGAATCAGGACACGGATCACGACGGCGTAGGGTGGACACCGTCCCCTCCAGCCTAGATTCTGCGGGCGGGCCCCACTCCCTTTCCGTAAGACACCGACACAGGATGCCGCTATGACCTCGACCTCGGTACGCTCCGGGATCGTCCACATCGGCGATCTCCTCCCACAGGTGTCCGGCGCCGAGATGGTCGCCGCACTCGTTCCGCCGCCGCAGTTCGACGGGGCGACGTTCGAGTCGTACCGCGTCGACTCCGCCTATCCGTCGCAGCAGGAGGCGAAGGAGACGCTGATGGCGTTCGCCGGGGCCTCTGCCGCACCGACGCGCGGTGGCGGGCTGTTCCGCCGGGCGAAGAAGACTCCCGAGCTCAAGCCCGGCGTGTACCTGGACGGCGGGTTCGGCGTGGGCAAGACCCACCTCCTGGCCTCGATCTACCACGCGATGCCGGCGCGACGGAAGTACTTCGGCTCGTTCATCGAGTACACGGCCCTGGTCGGCGCGCTCGGCTACCAGAAGACGGTCGAGCTGTTCCGCGGGTCGGACCTCATCTGCATCGACGAGTTCGAGCTGGACGACCCGGGCGACACGATGGTCATGACCCGGCTGCTCGGCGAGCTGGTCGCCTCCGGCACCCGCCTGGCCGCGACATCCAACACCCCGCCCAACGCCCTCGGCGAGGGCCGGTTCGCCGCGCAGGACTTCCTCCGCGAGATCCACGCGATGAGCGCCAGCTTCGAGACGATCCGCATCGACGGCACGGACTACCGCCAGCGTGCGATCGACGGGCACGCCGCCGTGCTGACCGACGCCGAGTACGAGCGTGTGCTCTCGGAAGCCGCGACCACCGCGGTTGTGTCCGACGACGCCTTCCTCACCCTCGTCGAGCACCTCGCGAAGGTGCACCCGAGCCGCTACATCCGCTTGATCGAGGGCCTTGCCGTCATCGGCATCCGCGACGTGGTGCAGCTGGAGGACCAGTCCTCGGCGCTGCGCTTCGTGGCATTCATCGACCGTGCCTACGACGAGCAGATTCCGCTGCGTTCGACCGGCGTCTCGCTGGACCAGGTCTTCGGCGACGAGATGCTCTCCGGCGGATACCGCAAGAAGTACCTCCGCGCCATCTCGCGATTGGTCGCCCTCACACACGAGTGATGGAGCGAATCCACGCTCACTCCCCGGCATCCGGAAACGTGATGTTTACCCGGGACGCCTCGACGTAACCGGAGCGAAACACGACCTGCACGCCGCCGGTAATCCTCAGTCGCGAGACTGGCCTCGCCCGAACAAGCCGCCACCCGAGTCGCGGCATCACGGGGTCTAGTCACACGACACATGGATGAGGATTCTCATGGACAGCGGAAATCTCGCCTGGTCCGTCACAGCGACG
This region includes:
- a CDS encoding sulfurtransferase, which encodes MSVEFDTSSAKFADYAEPGRLVTGQWLQDRLGQPGLVVVESDEDVLLYETGHIPGAVKVDWHTELNDPVVRDYVDGAGFAELLSRKGISRDDTVVIYGDKNNWWAAYALWVFSLFGHEDVRLLDGGRDKWIAEGRPLTTDATPVTPTDYPVIERDDSVLRAYKDDVLAHLGNPLIDVRSPEEYSGERTTAPAYPEEGALRAGHIPSAQSVPWARAVAEDGGFKPRAELDAIYRDGAGLRDGDQIVAYCRIGERSSHTWFVLQHLLGFENVRNYDGSWTEWGSAVRVPIVTGTEPGAVPTGR
- a CDS encoding SufE family protein, giving the protein MTETTLPDTLAEIRADFLELPEADRLQLLLEFAYELPAVPAEYEGHPELQERVVECQSPVYIIVEVDAEGIVAMHATAPMEAPTTRGFASILVQGISGLTADEVLAIPDDYPQSIGLTRAVSPMRIAGMTGMLMRAKRQVRAKLAV
- a CDS encoding alpha/beta hydrolase family protein, translating into MLAPRRAAGRGATPVAIAGIKAALTVLSTALVAVLAVLGFASLKIARRVVTPAVREADTRILGLDTAAQTITLARSADTELPGRYGLFTSGTEQYVKLGSVLAEDGKSVKRKLLTHIAEGSTLAPQAAFSGWYFSRPEELHLPFTSELIGSTVGPCPAWLFPAPEETDVWVIQVHGRGTTRSECLRAVPVFHDLGITSLVVSYRNDGEAPRSRAGTYALGATEWRDVDAAVGFARRRGARRVILMGWSMGGAITLQLDLNSPHRDMIVGLVLDSPVVDWRVVLDYQAKQLHLPRPVTGLAMGALDSEWAGTVTGVGGRIPFDRLDVVARAAELQHPILILHSDDDGFVPSDASHALLRERPDLVELEVFDVARHTKLWNYDQERWNSRIRTWVAAHGLAPERTAAEG
- the zapE gene encoding cell division protein ZapE, which gives rise to MTSTSVRSGIVHIGDLLPQVSGAEMVAALVPPPQFDGATFESYRVDSAYPSQQEAKETLMAFAGASAAPTRGGGLFRRAKKTPELKPGVYLDGGFGVGKTHLLASIYHAMPARRKYFGSFIEYTALVGALGYQKTVELFRGSDLICIDEFELDDPGDTMVMTRLLGELVASGTRLAATSNTPPNALGEGRFAAQDFLREIHAMSASFETIRIDGTDYRQRAIDGHAAVLTDAEYERVLSEAATTAVVSDDAFLTLVEHLAKVHPSRYIRLIEGLAVIGIRDVVQLEDQSSALRFVAFIDRAYDEQIPLRSTGVSLDQVFGDEMLSGGYRKKYLRAISRLVALTHE